The genomic region CGGAGTGGGTTGTACTGGGCGCGCCAGCCAGCAGATGCAATTTTCCCCAGGCTCATGTTCAAACGACCCGTCGTTCGAGAATTCGCGCGATGTCCGAGGCGATTCCCTGGAGGGTTTCTTGGGGCATCGCTTCCAGATGCTGGTTGCGACTGGTGCTGCTCACGCGGCAAAGCATGAATCGATGGAACTCCTCCACTGAAACACGCAGCGTCTGACGCGTGTTGATGGAGCGGCCGAGAT from Opitutaceae bacterium harbors:
- a CDS encoding helix-turn-helix domain-containing protein, with amino-acid sequence MSENVDCILSFPGRKTLTVGEIARVLRVSPDHVTNLIHDGTLGAFHLGRSINTRQTLRVSVEEFHRFMLCRVSSTSRNQHLEAMPQETLQGIASDIARILERRVV